Within the Amaranthus tricolor cultivar Red isolate AtriRed21 chromosome 15, ASM2621246v1, whole genome shotgun sequence genome, the region agttataattttatcatCAACTTATTTGCATCCTATTTTTTGTTAGTATAACATAGATGGGAAGAAGACACAACTTTACTTACACAAAGCCAAATTAAATGtataacataaattattaaatgataTGATTTTATTGTGAGGCCATCTCTATTGAATTGACCTATGTACTTTTTACTGCgtcaaaatatttatataaatttaccTCATAATAAGATAATCTCATACAATACTAGGAGTGTTAATAAAGAATTTATCAAATCCTAATTTTAAGGTTAGGTGCCATTTACTATTTACTCCTATCCATATATGATCAAAGCCCATCACCAAACACAAATTACCCTCAAGACTGAAGAGTGCCTGAACACCTTTGCTTTATAGACACGTCGTTGACAAACTTATTTGCATTGCTTCCATAATCCAATTCTCAAGTTTACGCAAGAGTTTCTCAGGTACCCTACGCTTCTCTATCATCTCTCctgctttattttctctttcactCTCCTCTGTTTTCTGAAGCGAATTTCGCCGAAATCTAGGGTTTTGCAAAATGGCGTCAAAGCGTATTCTCAAAGAATTGAAAGATCTTCAGAATGATCCTCCTACTTCTTGCAGtgctggtaattttttttttgctggcAATTTTTCGATTTTCCGATTTAAGTATCGAATTTTGTGAATTTCGTTGATAATTCGTTGACAAAGTTGTGAAATTGATGATTTTTGATCGATCAACTCATTCTCTTCGAGTTTTTATTGCGTAATATGATGATTTTTGCTTTGGTTGATTGGATTTTTCGCGGAGATTCGTTGATAAACGTTTTAGGAGATTTGCATGCGTTTTTGATGTCTATTGATTGCTTTGTTGAGTCTGAATTTTGTCTgatcatgatccttgtttgtttCTGTGAAACTCGTGGATCAAtcatttagttatcataatctTGGACACTTGTGCTCTTGTAATGTTGAGGAGCTGGATGTAAACGGACTTTACTCTGGACTGATTAGAGTATTTGATTTAATGGAGACGAAGTCTGCAACTTTCATAGAATTAATATGATGACATGTCTGAACTGACTGAACACTTCTTCTGTGATCAATTTATGTATCAATTTCCATTGCTGAGGGCCTAGACTGCCttacatataaatttttgaatgaaaaaataaaatgcagGGAACCTGCTTGGTATCATGTCGTGgttattgtaataatatgttGTTTCAATTTAGCAAACTCTAAAGCATTACAGCTTTATACGTTGTCCATATTTGTTTCCCACCTTGCGTTCTTTGTGAATGTGGaaatatattttcattatcagATACTTCTGTGAAGTAGGTGCTGCTGGAACAGTCTTACAACAGATATGGATAGTACTGCTCCATTTCGTCATATTTGTCAAATCTTCCTTTTTTAAATGTTCTTTAGGTAAATTAGGCATTTAATATActatacaaataaaataattttggtTGAGTAAGTAGTATATAAATGGTGGCGATATTGCAATATATGATATTTTGCTTGTTCTTTCTATTCTctaaatttgataattaaaatgGGACGGAGTTTCACTCATTGACATGGTTCTCAGTGGAGATATAAGACATTCAAACTTTTGACTGTCTTCTTTCTACTTGTTGTGCTAGTCAAAAGTACATACTCATCTTAGGTGCATTTGCAAAGTGCAAACAATTTTCTAGTATTAGAAGCTACTTTTTGCAGGCCCAGTAGGCGAAGACATCTTCCATTGGCAGGCAACAATTATGGGCCCTATTGACAGTCCGTATGCCGGCGGAGTGTTCCTCATCAATATTCATTTCCCTCCAGATTATCCATTTAAACCTCCAAAGGtgctttttttcttattcttggACAACATTTGATGCCAGACAAGTGGCCAACATCTTTATAATGGTGATAATATATGAATGTAGAGACAACTTATGATTTGCTGCTATATCCTCCTGGGTAGTTTATCCATTGAATTTTAGTTGGACATCAAAAGTTTCAAAGTGAGATGACAATTCCTTGATGTGTTTAGGTCAAGCTTTAGCTGTTTGCGAACTTGTCTTTCGTTTGATAGTTTGTTCAATCTTTGTTTCATTTGAAGTGACTAGAAGTTTTATTCTAGGTCCTTTTTTGTGTAATTGTTAGATTTGTATTGTGATCACTGCTTGGTGTATTGTATTTGTCACATGTGTTGCATCACCCTTAAAAACCTTGTGCTATAATTATTTGAGACAAAATTAAAGCCACCttctttgttcttttttctACCCAACTACATTTGGGTATCAAAGTTGTAACATATGGTGACCTATGAATTGCTTGTGTGATGTTAAAAATTTGGGATTCATCGATACTTTCATTAAGTTGGCTTGCTAAAAATTGTTCTTTTGGGGTGAATGTTACCATTTATTTAGGTGTATTTTACAAGCTAGTTTTGAGACTTTGTCAAATTTTAAGTAAGTGGAACTGTGGAAGAGAATACTTTAGCAATCCTATGGTTTTGCATGTGATTGGAGATGACTATTTAGGTAAATTAACTTTGTTGTCTTCCCAGGCAACATTTCATTGAGTACTTTCTGGTTATCTTTGAAGATTGatgaatatttgtttttttccaATTGCTTTTCTCGGAACTCATTTTGTATGTACATTCGTTTTGTTGGCACCTAGATCTAtcttttaggttatctaaaatgTCATTTTCGCTTGTTGTTTGATGATCACTTTGTCACTTGTAGTTGTATGTGACTGAAGTTTGAAATATTCATGTTGATGTTCAGTTAGATGTGGTTCAAGGATTCATTGACGATGGTTGATCTCCTTTACTGTAAAGATTTATGAGTAGTTGAAGAGTGTAGTCCTTACCTTTTTGAATCAGTTGAGTAGAATTTAGGATTGTTTGTGTTGTCATTGTATATGTGCACGTTAATTGAAATTGAGGCTCTTAGTTGtagattattaattaaaattatggcTGTGAGTTGGATACTTGGGAGTTGAGATTAAGGCTTCGACATGTTACCGATGCTGTGATGTGAATATATAAATGTAGAGGACTATTAGGGAGACTACGAACATTCTAGTTGGAAAGAACAATTTTGCGTGAAATTCAGCGTAAACGAATTGCATTTTTTAATAGATAGTGTTTTAGACCAAGAGTGGGGTTGGAATGGAGTTGATTAGGATTTCTActtattcaaaaattatttgtttggaGAAGACTTCTACGTGTTTATTGTGATTAGGTACTCGGGGGTGGAGTAGGATACTGTTTTGTTGGTTTTGGATTATTGACTGAAGAACTCCTCTTGGACCTTATATCTAAGCGTCAAAATACTTTATGAGAATATTTCAAAGGTTTTTTCGTTGTTTTTGGAACTCTTGTGGGTTTATAAGATGGTGAAGGGAACCAAAAATTGCTTGAATGATGAGAGTGAAAAGGtgtatgaagaaaataatttacTTGTGAAGCATAATATGTAAAAACTAGGAGTTTTTTTTCCAGGGTTTTGGAAGAGCTTACAAATTACTAGTTAAAATACACTTTGAATTGTTCTTTAGAGAACACATAGGAATAATGTTTAATTTCTAGATGGTGATAATCGTTTTCACTTTGTTACAATTCACGAAGCTAACTCTCAAAAGAGTTATCCTTTGGTGTTTCCTTAAAAATTAAGGGTAAACATCTTGCTAGATGTTTGGTCAACTTctgttttgatttattttaaaactttttaatgaaattagCGACCCTTTTATTGTTTCTCTTACTTCAACCTTATATCTGGGATTAGCCAAGCTTGAGTTACTTGCCAGAGAGTCTAAGACAAGCAAGGATAAGTGGGCGTTGCAGCTAGGTCAGTTTATGGGCTCTGATATACAAGAATTTATGTCTTATAGAGCTTGCCCACAGTATTTGTGGCATAGCAATGACATGTAGGCATTAAACTTTGTGCAACAACTTCGGTCATATGGCAGCTTGATGATTATGATTGGGCTACATGGACAAACCCTGGGAGTAGCAACAAAGGCATTTTCGCTTGGTGCCTATTATACTTGTAATAGGGATGAGTGAGAACGCATAGAAAGCTGCAATGACATGGCTTGATATTTTGTGTGTGATGGTGAAGTGCTTGGCATTGTTTTGCTTGTTATTTTAGTAACTGAAGTTTGGAAATTTTAGAGGTTTTTGGATATACTAGTTTCAGTGTTATCTAAGCTGGAGTAAGAGATTCATGACCCTGGGAGAGGTAGGTTGTTTTTTTAGTGTATCCTTTAGAAGGAGAGGTAAGCACAACAAGAGGAAATAATGTCATGCCACAAGCTTCCTCTATGAAAATAGAACTGTATTTTAATAGAGTGCTCATCATTGGTAATGAAGGAAAACAtaatagttttatttattatgttattttagGGGAGATCTTATTTGCCTTCAATCAGTTTTCAAATTCttgaatttttttctaaatGGAGAGATACATTCTGTACATGGATTTTAGGTTTCAagtattcatcgtttatttctTGTGGATGATGATTGTTGCcttagtgtaaaaacaaggttgTCAAAAACAAAATCGATATTTCCCCTGTGTAATAAAATTGCGTTTTGGGCCCTTATAGTTTTGACCTTTGACTGATATTTAGTGGTTAGAATAACCGCATTATTCCCCTTACTGCATCATCGTTTCATTACTGCAATCATCaccgttaccgcatttttactcTATGACAGTTGCCTCTTTGAATAAGAAATTGGATTAAAACTTTCATAGTGATGTGTAATGATAATCTTGAAGGAAGTAGGATTTTGAAGTTGGTGTGAGATCGCAACTATAATTTCTATCTTAATACGCTCTTCTAAGGTCCAAAATTATCTCTTTCGTTAGAGTAGATTTGAAAAAAGATTATGTCAACCTGAAATTCTGCTACATTGTCTGGGCATCACATCGGTGTTTCAACTTTGATAGAACTtgtaatgataaatgaacagtGGGACAGTTTAGACTTTCGttttaaatcaaaactaaattaTCAAACCATCCCACTGCTCGATTTTATTTACACACTATGGGAATCACATTCATGATGCAACTATAGTTTCTTGATTCCCATTACTCAGACTTTCAAAGAGGTTCCGTTAAATTAATTCAAACAAATGTAATGAGTGTTCTTGTGAAATGGGGTTTGTGTGCTTATGAGTTTTGAGTCTTTTGACTGGATTGATTGGAAAACGTATTGACTTGAACAATCCAGATAGTAAATATTCGCAATGCCACTAAATGGACTTGTACAACCCCGACATTGGTGTCTGAGGCAGCAATTATAGTGTCTATCTTGTGAAAAGGGGGTTGGGTATACGTAGGTTTTGCTCTATccgacaccattttgttgggattaaggcttttgCGTTGTTGCATTGTATACTGAAACAGAAATGTTGAATCTTTGGCTCTATTGAATATGGATATAACAAAGTAAATAAACAAGGAAATAATGAGCTGGTAATGAAGATCCTGTGCAGTTGAAATTTAATGTATTTTCAATCACCAAAAGCTAATAAACTTTCTTCATTCTATACTTGTATGTTTCTTTAAATAGTGATGTGCGTCGATGAAACAAGCATATAAGTATGGCCTAAATTCAATAGAAGTAAGATTTGAGATGAAGTAGAAAGTATATGGACAATGCTGGTCAATTTCAATTCACCAACCTGGCTGTGCTCTAACACATCTGGAGGTTTGGTAGGAAAAGGCATATATGGAGTTTTGGCAGAGACAGGCATATATCTCAGCTTCTTCGTGATGATATTTTGCAATGAACTCTCCAtgcatttattttcattttaacccATAACTCAAGTCTTTAATTCAATTAGCCTCAATCAAGGGCCAATAAGTGAACTTGTAGAAAAAACACTCTACACGAGGAGAAATTGTTCAGTTGTGAGGTGAGACTTGAGCCCTTTAAACCCAAAAGTGGTCTTTAAACTGAGAGCAGTTTTTTCTCATTTAAACCCTAAATATGGCAATTGAGCTTCCACTTCCCACTTCATTATATGAAGTAAAGTTATGTTGGTGTGTTCTGTTTAGGCCATGTTTTTTACTTCATGCTCATCCTTTTCATTCCTTGCTACTGTCGGAATGTCAAAACAATTTGTTTTGGTATGGCTTTGTGATCTCTTCTAAATTTGGCCACCTTTTGCTTATGTTTCTTTTACTTTGATGACTGTGTTGTTTGGACCTTAGCACTTTGCTCTTTGACATTTTATTCTTGAGGCTCTATAACCCACTTAGCTGATAGTTCATAGATTTGTTTTTCTGGTATGTCGTTTTGTTACAACTCACAAATGCTATTGTTGGGTTAGCTAATGTTTGGTTACTTCCTGATGTGTTTAATCATCAGAGCCTGTATCTGCTGTGCTGTAAAGGTGTTTCTGGATGTTCAATGGGTTGAAATTGCTGTTTTGCTAGTGCATGTATTCTGGGGATGATGATCTATATTACAGTCAAGTCTTTACCTGATAACCTGAACTCAAATTGTGAAAGTGTTCATTCTTGGAGCCACATTGTTGGcttcatatattatttttctttgtatCCGAATTACTTTTTGTTCTTATAAAATGCATGTTCCTTCTGAATTATAAAACTGGACTTGTGTGGatattttgttacttttttgTCTTGGATTCACTATTGTCTCCAACTGTAAGTTTTCGGTTTGAACAAATGTGAACAGGTAGCTTTCAAGACCAAGGTTTTTCATCCTAATATTAACAGCAATGGCAGTATTTGTCTTGATATCTTGAAGGATCAGTGGAGCCCTGCCTTGACCATTTCCAAGGTGATATCTTGAGACACACTACTTATCATTGGATAGTTTTGTTTCAGTCTTTGAacttcattatttttcttaaatgattttGTTAAGAAATGAATCCACTATCTTCTTGTAAATTTATTATCAAGTGGATGATTATATAATCCTTGATCATGAGCAGTGAGGTTACTACAAAGGTTGGTAGTATAGTGCATACTCTGAACATACTTATGTTCTATGGCTCCTACGTTATTAAGATATGTTATTTGCTGTGGACTGCCTGAACCTTTTGTGGCGTTATGCATTTAATCACTCTGTCTCATCTTACTTGTCagcgtttttttttttctggtgaATTGCCGTATTGCATGTCAGCCTATTTCGTCCATACGAAATTGACGTGGATGATGACGTGAGGTGTGAGGAACTGTCATGTTATAGGTTtgttatgttttaaattctttGTTTTGATATAATGAGGGTTGACAAGGGGGAGTCACCATTATATTCAGTGGGTGATGCAATTTGGGGCCTGAGACTTGAGAGGCCCCACCATAAAGTATAAATTGTACTgaaattttctttgaattttttttttatagaaaatgaTGAATATTTAAAGTGAAAAAATGTCATCATCCCTCCTATTGTTTTTGTCTAATTTCATAATCAATTTTAAGGACCCCATAGTTAAAATCTTGAGTCTGCCCTTGATAGGTACCAACTCTTAATTTTTGTCTATCCATGCAAAAAATCACAAAATGTGGTTTGTGCCTTTGAGCTTTTCATCTTAACTCCTGTACAGGCCATATTGAAACTGTAGAGCATCCATGATCCATGTCAACGGGCTAggaaaaaaagaacaaaagatTACGGTACAACTTTAAAATTCAGATTAGAGAGGGGACACATAATAAGACTCTTTTTCCGTTTTTTGAATAGATATGAACCTTTGGGACTTGAactcttcctttttctttaagCTGGTCTATTGCAATCAAAAATATTTAGATTTAGTCCCCGTTAACTggacaacaaaaaaaacaaacttttACGACATATCATTAAGATTTAGATCACAGAGACCAATGTGTCCTTATGGTTTTTTGTATAGATGTGAGCCGTCTTTTAAAGGCATTGTAGCAAAGATTAACAGTTTGAAACTCCCATGTTCTCTCATCTGGTCTACTACAACT harbors:
- the LOC130801345 gene encoding ubiquitin-conjugating enzyme E2-17 kDa-like, whose translation is MASKRILKELKDLQNDPPTSCSAGPVGEDIFHWQATIMGPIDSPYAGGVFLINIHFPPDYPFKPPKVAFKTKVFHPNINSNGSICLDILKDQWSPALTISKVLLSICSLLTDPNPDDPLVPEIAHMYKTDKVKYETTARSWTQKYAMG